In one window of Neofelis nebulosa isolate mNeoNeb1 chromosome 15, mNeoNeb1.pri, whole genome shotgun sequence DNA:
- the LOC131495937 gene encoding left-right determination factor 1-like: MRPLWLCWALWALPLTGPGAALTGEQVRASLLRQLGLREAPVLDQRDVEGLVTPAHVRAQYVALLRRSHGAHSRGKRFSQRVREVAGRLLAAEASTHVLVFGMEGRLPPNSELVQAVLRLFQEPVPKAALRRLERLSPHGARARVTVEWLRIHEDSSNRTYLVDSRLVSLQGSGWKAFDVTEAVNFWRQLGRSGQPLLLQVSVQRAHLGPRASGAHTLLRFASQGQEGTGQGEPQLELHTLGLGAYGAQGDCDPEATEGARCCRQETYVDLRGMRWAENWVLEPPGFLAYECVGACQQPPEPPTFRRPFPGPRQCVASETTSLPLIVGVKEGGRPRPQVVSLPNMRVEKCSCAWDGAPVPRRLGP, translated from the exons ATGAGGCCCCTGTGGCTGTGCTGGGCGCTCTGGGCGCTGCCCCTGACGGGCCCCGGGGCCGCCCTGACCGGCGAGCAGGTGCGGGCCAGCCTGCTGCGGCAGCTGGGCCTCCGCGAGGCGCCCGTCCTGGACCAGCGCGACGTGGAGGGGCTGGTCACCCCGGCCCACGTGAGGGCCCAGTACGTGGCCCTGTTGCGGCGCAGTCACGGCGCCCACTCCCGCGGGAAGAGGTTCAGCCAGAGGGTCCGAG AGGTGGCGGGCAGGTTGCTGGCGGCCGAGGCCTCCACGCACGTGCTGGTGTTCggcatggaggggcgcctgccGCCCAACAGCGAGCTGGTGCAGGCCGTGCTGCGCCTCTTCCAGGAGCCGGTCCCCAAAGCGGCGCTGCGCAGGCTCGAGCGGCTGTCCCCGCACGGCGCCCGCGCCCGCGTCACCGTCGAGTGGCTGCGCATCCACGAGGACAGCTCGAACCGCACCTACCTGGTGGACTCCAG GCTGGTGTCCCTCCAGGGGAGTGGTTGGAAGGCCTTCGACGTGACCGAGGCCGTGAACTTCTGGCGCCAGCTGGGCCGGTCTGGGCAGCCGCTGCTGCTGCAGGTGTCCGTGCAGAGGGCGCACCTGGGCCCGCGGGCCTCGGGCGCCCACACGCTGCTCCGCTTCGCGTCCCAGGGCCAGGAGGGCACGGGGCAGGGCGAGCCCCAGCTGGAGCTGCACACCCTGGGCCTCGGGGCCTACGG AGCTCAGGGCGACTGCGACCCTGAGGCGACGGAGGGCGCCCGCTGCTGCCGCCAGGAGACCTACGTTGACCTGCGGGGCATGCGGTGGGCCGAGAACTGGGTCCTGGAGCCCCCGGGCTTCCTGGCCTACGAGTGTGTGGGCGCGTGCCAGCAGCCCCCGGAGCCCCCGACCTTCAGGCGGCCGTTCCCGGGGCCAAGACAGTGCGTCGCCTCGGAGACGACCTCGCTGCCCCTGATCGTGGGCGTCAAGGAGGGCGGCAGGCCCAGGCCCCAGGTGGTCAGCCTGCCCAACATGAGGGTGGAGAAGTGCAGCTGCGCGTGGGACGGGGCGCCCGTGCCCAGGAGGCTGGGGCCTTAG